In a genomic window of Plectropomus leopardus isolate mb chromosome 6, YSFRI_Pleo_2.0, whole genome shotgun sequence:
- the tal2 gene encoding T-cell acute lymphocytic leukemia protein 2, with product MTRKVFTNTRERWRQHNVNTAFAELRKLIPTHPPEKKLSKNEILRLAMRYINFLVQLLESQSGQPASHSPTALLTFLRGNMEQLHSPQHTWAMTSDTEVPSPGSSCDSSEAW from the coding sequence ATGACCAGGAAGGTGTTCACCAACACGAGGGAGCGCTGGCGCCAGCACAATGTCAATACAGCCTTCGCCGAGCTCCGCAAGCTCATCCCCACCCACCCTCCGGAGAAGAAGCTGAGCAAGAATGAGATCCTGCGTCTGGCCATGCGCTACATCAACTTTCTGGTGCAGCTGCTGGAGAGCCAGAGCGGTCAGCCGGCCAGCCACTCCCCCACCGCGCTGCTCACCTTTCTCAGAGGTAACATGGAGCAGTTGCACTCCCCTCAGCACACCTGGGCCATGACCAGTGACACAGAAGTCCCGTCACCTGGATCCAGCTGCGACAGCTCTGAGGCCTGGTAG